A portion of the Plodia interpunctella isolate USDA-ARS_2022_Savannah chromosome 4, ilPloInte3.2, whole genome shotgun sequence genome contains these proteins:
- the ovo gene encoding transcriptional regulator ovo isoform X2 has protein sequence MPKIFLIKKRLHEQQLGLQEAQELISNKTDPLCPGFSLDDGPIPLLSKKDKECADRDVFGESNGSKQDRRTKEPRRFISSILGGDIPYGSHRGHVLTQAERKQYLPVVAEDKKTEEKPLIKEEKDVNLESEPVVLPSRSSPSPESTPGIDNNVTCQKVSVIQRTPSQSQFRDNKKELSEVTIPSTLPTTEPEQDQPIDYVIAKKRGETEDEETEKKIREQRRTSSSKIANGILARPVLVLRNCPASKVSGIISAAAGHGRSTGGNGSSGSSQSSGGSGSFSSGGGSTAPSSGGGGAMGGGSGSGGNGRDGRSNYGPNSPPTGSLPPFYETLGPSSKGGQNSFNANGNFSNEFNIINGFNMDCENNDNATNFPEQSKQYSLMQNAHYGIVLKDEDIDYENKLENLNGISNYGNNFDDSMVVDMGDDVIDNYQFSTTLTFSGTNEGILSNLSDSTEDFANLLNNHVESITDSELRESSSITPDSVHNPLDIETLAEQVNLSRQYYEKANYLAFASQEQSPSYFAKDRPDLLMQLNPALLQQNEGQMQQLQIHVQFQQRPQILSPGFPFPTHPLDLDSPTGVSLPSPGGNNSLDSTNHIENSSLSPAAALGLPAELPLEFINGGHGVKNPLATEANARQREEEKNKQVLVSEDDPTKFVCRVCSKNFSLQRLLNRHMKCHSDVKRYLCTFCGKGFNDTFDLKRHTRTHTGVRPYKCNLCEKSFTQRCSLESHCLKVHGVQHTYAYKERRTKMYVCEECGHTTSEPEEHYMHLKKQHPYSPALLKFYDKRHFKFTNATFANQLLGQLPMPVHN, from the exons ATGCCGAAGATCTTCCTGATCAAGAAGCGGCTGCACGAGCAGCAACTGGGCTTGCAGGAGGCGCAGGAGTTGATATCCAACAAAACTGACCCGCTCTGCCCAGGATTCTCTCTGGATGACGGACCCATTCCTCTCCTTTCTAAGAAAGACAAGGAATGCGCTG ATCGAGATGTGTTCGGAGAAAGCAATGGATCTAAACAAGATAGACGCACAAAAGAACCTAGGAGATTCATCTCATCAATCCTTGGTGGCGACATTCCCTATGGAAGTCACAGAGGCCACGTCTTAACTCAAGCAGAACGCAAGCAATATTTACCTGTTGTTGCAGAAGATAAGAAAACCGAAGAGAAACCCCTAATTAAAGAGGAAAAAGATGTCAACCTAGAAAGTGAACCAGTCGTGTTGCCATCGCGAAGTTCTCCTTCTCCCGAATCGACACCTGGCATCGATAACAATGTTACATGTCAAAAAGTATCAGTAATACAAAGAACACCGTCACAGTCACAATTTcgtgataataaaaaagaattatcaGAAGTGACGATACCTTCAACATTACCCACAACAGAACCTGAACAAGATCAACCTATCGATTACGTTATTGCGAAAAAGCGAGGTGAAACTGAAGATGAAGaaacagaaaagaaaataagagAACAAAGACGAACAAGTAGCTCTAAAATTGCTAATGGTATTTTAGCGCGGCCAGTTTTGGTATTAAGAAACTGCCCTGCAAGTAAAGTTTCAGGAATAATTAGTGCTGCAGCGGGTCATGGAAGATCTACAGGAGGCAATGGCTCTAGTGGTAGCTCTCAAAGTAGTGGAGGATCTGGTAGCTTCAGTTCTGGTGGCGGTAGTACTGCTCCGTCTTCAGGTGGCGGTGGAGCAATGGGAGGAGGATCTGGCAGTGGAGGAAATGGGCGAGATGGGAGATCTAATTATGGACCTAACAGCCCACCTACTGGTAGTCTTCCACCGTTCTATGAAACGCTTGGACCATCATCCAAAGGAGGACAAAACTCTTTTAATGCAAATGGAAACTTTTCTAATgaatttaacataataaatggaTTTAATATGGATTGTGAGAATAATGACAATGCCACCAACTTCCCTGAACAAAGCAAGCAATATTCTTTGATGCAAAATGCACACTACGGTATTGTCCTAAAAGATGAAGATATAGATTACGAGAACAAGCTAGAAAACTTAAACGGAATTAGTAATTATGGAAATAATTTCGATGACTCTATGGTAGTGGATATGGGAGACGATGTTATTGATAACTACCAATTTTCCACGACATTAACATTTTCGGGTACAAATGAAGGCATTTTGAGTAATCTTTCCGATTCAACCGAAGACTTTGCCAATTTATTGAACAATCATGTGGAATCCATAACCGATTCTGAGTTGAGAGAATCGTCATCAATTACTCCAGACTCAGTACATAACCCATTAGATATTGAGACTTTAGCAGAACAAGTAAATCTTAGTAGGCAGTATTATGAAAAAGCAAACTATTTGGCTTTTGCTAGTCAAGAACAAAGTCCTTCGTATTTTGCAAAAGATCGCCCTGACTTGTTGATGCAGTTGAATCCTGCTCTACTCCAACAGAATGAAGGCCAAATGCAACAGCTTCAAATTCACGTACAATTCCAGCAAAGGCCACAAATACTATCACCAGGATTTCCGTTCCCTACTCACCCCTTGGATCTGGACTCCCCCACCGGTGTCTCGCTGCCGTCTCCAGGTGGAAATAACTCCTTGGATAGCACGAATCACATTGAGAATTCGTCACTCAGTCCTGCAGCCGCT ttGGGTCTGCCAGCAGAGCTCCCATTGGAATTTATCAATGGGGGGCACGGAGTGAAGAATCCGTTGGCCACAGAAGCCAATGCCAGGCAaagagaagaagaaaaaaataaacaagtattAGTCAGCGAGGATGATCCCACGAAGTTTGTCTGCAGAGTTTGCTCAAAGAACTTCAGTTTGCAGAGGCTGCTGAACCGGCACATGAAGTGTCATTCAGATGTTAAACGATACTTGTGCACTTTTTGCGGCAAAGGTTTCAATGACACGTTTGACTTGAAGCGCCACACCAGAACGCACACCGGTGTCAGGCCCTACAAATGCAATCTCTGCGAGAAGTCGTTTACCCAAAGATGCTCTTTAGAATCACACTGCTTGAAAGTCCACGGTGTGCAGCATACCTACGCGTATAAGGAAAGGCGAACTAAG ATGTACGTTTGCGAAGAATGCGGCCACACGACCTCGGAACCAGAAGAACACTACATGCATTTGAAAAAACAGCATCCCTACTCACCAGCTCTCCTCAAGTTCTACGACAAGAGGCATTTCAAGTTCACAAACGCAACATTCGCCAATCAACTCCTGGGACAACTGCCGATGCCAGTTCACAACTAA
- the ovo gene encoding transcriptional regulator ovo isoform X1, with protein sequence MPKIFLIKKRLHEQQLGLQEAQELISNKTDPLCPGFSLDDGPIPLLSKKDKECADRDVFGESNGSKQDRRTKEPRRFISSILGGDIPYGSHRGHVLTQAERKQYLPVVAEDKKTEEKPLIKEEKDVNLESEPVVLPSRSSPSPESTPGIDNNVTCQKVSVIQRTPSQSQFRDNKKELSEVTIPSTLPTTEPEQDQPIDYVIAKKRGETEDEETEKKIREQRRTSSSKIANGILARPVLVLRNCPASKVSGIISAAAGHGRSTGGNGSSGSSQSSGGSGSFSSGGGSTAPSSGGGGAMGGGSGSGGNGRDGRSNYGPNSPPTGSLPPFYETLGPSSKGGQNSFNANGNFSNEFNIINGFNMDCENNDNATNFPEQSKQYSLMQNAHYGIVLKDEDIDYENKLENLNGISNYGNNFDDSMVVDMGDDVIDNYQFSTTLTFSGTNEGILSNLSDSTEDFANLLNNHVESITDSELRESSSITPDSVHNPLDIETLAEQVNLSRQYYEKANYLAFASQEQSPSYFAKDRPDLLMQLNPALLQQNEGQMQQLQIHVQFQQRPQILSPGFPFPTHPLDLDSPTGVSLPSPGGNNSLDSTNHIENSSLSPAAAVSLKKSSVTEGKMQILQQRLGLPAELPLEFINGGHGVKNPLATEANARQREEEKNKQVLVSEDDPTKFVCRVCSKNFSLQRLLNRHMKCHSDVKRYLCTFCGKGFNDTFDLKRHTRTHTGVRPYKCNLCEKSFTQRCSLESHCLKVHGVQHTYAYKERRTKMYVCEECGHTTSEPEEHYMHLKKQHPYSPALLKFYDKRHFKFTNATFANQLLGQLPMPVHN encoded by the exons ATGCCGAAGATCTTCCTGATCAAGAAGCGGCTGCACGAGCAGCAACTGGGCTTGCAGGAGGCGCAGGAGTTGATATCCAACAAAACTGACCCGCTCTGCCCAGGATTCTCTCTGGATGACGGACCCATTCCTCTCCTTTCTAAGAAAGACAAGGAATGCGCTG ATCGAGATGTGTTCGGAGAAAGCAATGGATCTAAACAAGATAGACGCACAAAAGAACCTAGGAGATTCATCTCATCAATCCTTGGTGGCGACATTCCCTATGGAAGTCACAGAGGCCACGTCTTAACTCAAGCAGAACGCAAGCAATATTTACCTGTTGTTGCAGAAGATAAGAAAACCGAAGAGAAACCCCTAATTAAAGAGGAAAAAGATGTCAACCTAGAAAGTGAACCAGTCGTGTTGCCATCGCGAAGTTCTCCTTCTCCCGAATCGACACCTGGCATCGATAACAATGTTACATGTCAAAAAGTATCAGTAATACAAAGAACACCGTCACAGTCACAATTTcgtgataataaaaaagaattatcaGAAGTGACGATACCTTCAACATTACCCACAACAGAACCTGAACAAGATCAACCTATCGATTACGTTATTGCGAAAAAGCGAGGTGAAACTGAAGATGAAGaaacagaaaagaaaataagagAACAAAGACGAACAAGTAGCTCTAAAATTGCTAATGGTATTTTAGCGCGGCCAGTTTTGGTATTAAGAAACTGCCCTGCAAGTAAAGTTTCAGGAATAATTAGTGCTGCAGCGGGTCATGGAAGATCTACAGGAGGCAATGGCTCTAGTGGTAGCTCTCAAAGTAGTGGAGGATCTGGTAGCTTCAGTTCTGGTGGCGGTAGTACTGCTCCGTCTTCAGGTGGCGGTGGAGCAATGGGAGGAGGATCTGGCAGTGGAGGAAATGGGCGAGATGGGAGATCTAATTATGGACCTAACAGCCCACCTACTGGTAGTCTTCCACCGTTCTATGAAACGCTTGGACCATCATCCAAAGGAGGACAAAACTCTTTTAATGCAAATGGAAACTTTTCTAATgaatttaacataataaatggaTTTAATATGGATTGTGAGAATAATGACAATGCCACCAACTTCCCTGAACAAAGCAAGCAATATTCTTTGATGCAAAATGCACACTACGGTATTGTCCTAAAAGATGAAGATATAGATTACGAGAACAAGCTAGAAAACTTAAACGGAATTAGTAATTATGGAAATAATTTCGATGACTCTATGGTAGTGGATATGGGAGACGATGTTATTGATAACTACCAATTTTCCACGACATTAACATTTTCGGGTACAAATGAAGGCATTTTGAGTAATCTTTCCGATTCAACCGAAGACTTTGCCAATTTATTGAACAATCATGTGGAATCCATAACCGATTCTGAGTTGAGAGAATCGTCATCAATTACTCCAGACTCAGTACATAACCCATTAGATATTGAGACTTTAGCAGAACAAGTAAATCTTAGTAGGCAGTATTATGAAAAAGCAAACTATTTGGCTTTTGCTAGTCAAGAACAAAGTCCTTCGTATTTTGCAAAAGATCGCCCTGACTTGTTGATGCAGTTGAATCCTGCTCTACTCCAACAGAATGAAGGCCAAATGCAACAGCTTCAAATTCACGTACAATTCCAGCAAAGGCCACAAATACTATCACCAGGATTTCCGTTCCCTACTCACCCCTTGGATCTGGACTCCCCCACCGGTGTCTCGCTGCCGTCTCCAGGTGGAAATAACTCCTTGGATAGCACGAATCACATTGAGAATTCGTCACTCAGTCCTGCAGCCGCTGTAAGTCTCAAGAAAAGTTCTGTCACGGAGGGCAAAATGCAAATCTTGCAACAAAGG ttGGGTCTGCCAGCAGAGCTCCCATTGGAATTTATCAATGGGGGGCACGGAGTGAAGAATCCGTTGGCCACAGAAGCCAATGCCAGGCAaagagaagaagaaaaaaataaacaagtattAGTCAGCGAGGATGATCCCACGAAGTTTGTCTGCAGAGTTTGCTCAAAGAACTTCAGTTTGCAGAGGCTGCTGAACCGGCACATGAAGTGTCATTCAGATGTTAAACGATACTTGTGCACTTTTTGCGGCAAAGGTTTCAATGACACGTTTGACTTGAAGCGCCACACCAGAACGCACACCGGTGTCAGGCCCTACAAATGCAATCTCTGCGAGAAGTCGTTTACCCAAAGATGCTCTTTAGAATCACACTGCTTGAAAGTCCACGGTGTGCAGCATACCTACGCGTATAAGGAAAGGCGAACTAAG ATGTACGTTTGCGAAGAATGCGGCCACACGACCTCGGAACCAGAAGAACACTACATGCATTTGAAAAAACAGCATCCCTACTCACCAGCTCTCCTCAAGTTCTACGACAAGAGGCATTTCAAGTTCACAAACGCAACATTCGCCAATCAACTCCTGGGACAACTGCCGATGCCAGTTCACAACTAA